The stretch of DNA CGACCCGCCGGGCCGTCTCGAGCAGATCGCGCCGCTGTTCGGTCGCCCCCGGACGGGTCAGCGGCGGGAACAACACGAAGGAGAGCCGCCCTCCGGGACGGACGTGCTGGCACGCGCGATACAGCCACGCTTCCGTGTGCTCCGGATACCAGGGTGGATCGAAGAACGCGACCGGGTACGCCGACTCGAGCGCCACCGGCTCGTGGACGTCTTGCTGGAGGAAGCGCAACGACGCCGGCTGGGTCGCCGCGCGCTCCGCGAGCTGCTCGCTCCGATCGACGAGCGTCACGGAGACGCCCCGCCGAGCGAGGCGAGAGGCGACCGTCGGCGCGCCGAGACAGAGGACCGGCGGTCCACGCTCGGCCAGCGCGTTCGCGATCGTGGTCGCGGTGTCCTCGGTGAAGTACCACTCGTAGTCGAGCGGGTGCAGTTCGGGCGTCCGGGCGGCGTCGGGTGCGTCGGCCGGCTCGAGGTCGCCGGTCGGGAGCCGGTCGGCGATGCCACGTTCCCGCAACCGCTCGTAGACGAGCGTCGGAAACGCGCCGCGGGAGCCGCGAATCACGCTCCCGATCGTCGCGCCGGGAGTGGTTGCGATGGTCGTCACCCGTTCGTCGAGGCGACGGCGATACGGCGTATCACTGACGGAATGATCGGTCATCGGTAGGGGCTGCAGTGGGGATTCGATCGGCGGTACGGATTCGCTGCGACGGCCGGCGAGCGGCCGGGATCGACTGCGGCTCGTCTCCGCATCGGACAGGCAAAACGTAACCTCGCTCACAGTTAAAATTTTACCCGGTTGATAGCTTCGGCGGCCGGCGCTGGAGAGTGCGCCGGACGGCCGCCTCGACTCCGTTCCCCGGCGTCACCGTCTACGGGCCGCGCCACAGCGGCCATCCCGCCCCGTTCGTCCTCGGCGTGGCCGCGGGATTCCACCCCCTATCGTTTCCTCGATTGACGTATCTAATTTTTTTAGAAACTGATTAGGTATTGTGGATGAGACTCGTTATCGAATGTCTACCAGCGACAGGGGTACGGTGGAATCGGGGTACGTCTTCAATTCGGTGCTCTTCTACACGACCGTCGGTCTCGGACTCGGGGTGGCGATTCTCCTCCTCAGCGAGTTCGGCACGTCGCCGCTCGAGGCCACCGAACTCGGCGTCCTGGCGGCCGAGCGAATCGAGCAGTTGAACACGGATCTGCTCCCGACGGCGGTCCTGGTCACGAGCGTCCTCGTCGCGATCGCAGCGCCGATGCTTGGCTGCGTCACCGGCTTTCTGGCCGCCAGCCGCATTCCGAGACGCAATCGGGCGGTCGCCTACAGCGCGGCCGCCGCGTTCGTCGGCTCGTTCGTCTTCGCGCTGGTCGTCGTCTCGCTGTGTGTCGCGGCGTTTACCGACGAGGCGACGGTGCTCACGCAACTCGAGGGCGTCGACGTCCAGGGCGTCGTCGTCAACGCCGTCCTCGTCAGTCTCGCCAGTACGATCCCCGCTGCCGGCACGACCTACAGCGCGTCGCGATGAGCGACGCGGGACGGGTCACGAGTTACAGGAACCGATCACTCGGTGCTCGGCGTCCCGTCGTCGCCGACGACCGGCCACCCCTCGTCGTCCCACCGAATCGGGTCGATCGCGAGCACGCGCTCGGCCGGTTCGCCGGCGGCCACGGCGTCGTACAGCAGCCACCAGTCGCCGTCGTCGTCCCGGATCGTCGCGCCGTGTCCCGGGCCGCCGAACGCGTCGGTGTCGCGCAGGACGGCCGCGTCCGCGCGGTCGGCGTCGGGTTCCCGGCGGTCCGCCCCGCGCCGGTTCTCGTACGGGCCGAGAACGGACTTCGAGCGGCCGATCGCCACCCCGGACGCGCCGTCGGCTCCGTCGTGCGGGCCCGTCGAACACCACAGGTAGTAGTAGCCGTTCGCCTCGAGGATCGTCGGTCTCCCCGCCCGCTCGCTCGCTATGCGGACCGTCGTGCCGGGGACGGGGTCCGTTCCGTCCGGGGTCAGTTCGACGCCGTAGATCCCGTCCCGGCTCCCCCACACCATGTAAGGCGTGTCGTCGACGACCGCCAGTTCCCCGCCGACGGCGCCAGTCACGCCCAACTCCGCCGCGCGGAACACCGGTCCCCGATCCGTGAACGGCCCCGCAGGATCGGACGCGGTCGCGAGCGCGATCCCCGACTCCGCCCGACTCCCACCGGTCGAGTAGGCGTAGTACAGGTGGTACGTCCCGTCGTACCGAGCGACTGACGGGGCCCGCACTCCCGCACCGGACTCGTCGCGCCAGTCCGGCCGCGCCGCGAGGGCCGAGCCGACGGTGGTCCAGTCGACTAGCTCGTCCGATCTGACGACGGAGACTGCACCGTCCGGCGTCGTCCCGTAGGCGTAGTAGGCGTCGCTGGTCCGGAGGACGCTCACGTCCCCGAACCCGACGGATTCCGTCGGATTTCCGTCGCGGTCGCCGCGTTCGTCGCCGTCCGTTGCCCCGGCGATGCAGACCGGCCCCGCGATGGCGACCGCACCCGAACACCCCCACCGCAATACCTCTCGTCTGCCAACTGCCACCCCACTGTTACGCATTGTAACGTGAGAACAACTAGGCCCGTACGTAATATAAGTTTCTCTTATACGTGTAATTATAGCCGGCGTCTACGTGTGGATATCGTCGCGAGTCGGTCGCTCTCACCCCTCCTCTCGCGCTCACCCGACAGCGCCCCGTCAATATTAGATATTCAACAATTATTCGACGTGACGCTCGACCGACACTCGAGCGGCGGGTACCAGTCCGGCGGCACACCGAATCGTCCGGCAGTAGTATCCACTCCCTGCCGGCCGATCCGGATTCGGGAACGGGGTGGTGGGCACAGCGGGCACGCACCACCGAGGGGAGGCCCCGCTGGACCCCGTCCGGAGCAGCCGTTCGGCGGGGCTCGTGCTCGAGGGGCGGTCGCCGCCGAACACGCCGGGCGCGATGCTCCGTGCGGTCGACCACCGTTCAGAACCGCCTACTGCTTCCGATCCAGTAACGACGAGACGGCCTCGTAGTCGACGGACTTCCGGCGTTCGGTCCGCACGAGGTTCTCGTCGTTGATATCGAGGGCGAGCTCGTCGAGCTGTTCGGCGACGTGGGTGATGTCCTCGTGCTCGGCACCGACCGCCTTGATGTGGAGGTTCTCCTGCCCCGTCATCAGTTCCGTCACTTCGACGACCTGGGGGAACGCCATCGCCTCCTCGGCCACGGTGGCGCGTTTGCCGATCCGAGCCGTACAGCTGAAATGGAAGGTGAGATCGAGCCCCGTCCGGCCGTGGTCGACGCTCGCCGCGTAGCCGGTGATGACGCCGGCCTCCTCCAATCGATCCATCCGGTTGTGGACGGTGTTGTCGGAGACGCCGATCTCCTCCGCGAGTTCGATCGCCTTGTACCGAGCGTTCTCCTGCAAGAGATCGAGCAACTGTCTGTCGACGTCGTCGAGCTGGTAGGCCGTCACAGTCGACTTCGTCGTCCCGCAGCCTTTCATGTGTCGATACTCCACGTCCACCGGGGTGCAGGCTCGAGATTCTCGACGACGAACGCGGACGGTGGAATATTCGTACGCAACGTCTCGACTCGCGTCGTAACTCGGGCCGGTCAGGAAATCACCACAATATGCAGGATATGGTTCGAGTATCCACTATAGAAATCTATACTACTTAGATTATCGAACTACACGGCGAGTCTTTTATAAGTGGCGAGTGCATGAATGTGCTGTGGACGATCCACTGTACACATCCATCTCGACGGTCGAGTCGGACGACTCGGACGAACTCATCGAGGCAATCGTCGAGCAGATCGCCGACGCGGAGGGAGTGTCACCGCTGGAGTTGGTGCCCCTGGCGACGGTCATCGACCCGGAGGCGCTGTGTGCGCTCTGTCGGCGCGGGGCGAGCGAACGGATCGTGAAATTCCGATATCAGGGACACCGGGTGCGCGTGTCCAGTGGCGATCAGGTTACGGTCGCGGTCGGGGACGGCTAAGCTGTGATCGCGCCCGTCGCGGGGCGACAGTCGGCATCGGACCGGTCGCCGGCGGCGGTCGTCGATCGGGCCGACGCGAGCGGGGATGGCGGCCTGCGATGGCGGCAAAGCTCCCGAAGCGGCCGTTTGCGGACGCCGTGAGGCCGCCGTTGCCGATCGGAAGACCGTACAGGTGGTGTTTTATTCGTGCGGTCGCATACACAAGTATGGCGTCGTCAGACAGGACGAATGACGGTGATCTGGGGGAGGTGATAGACATCCTGTTGGTCGAGCCGAACCACGGCGACGTTCGGCTCTTCGAGGAGAGTTTCAAGGAGGGGAAGATCGTGAACGCGATCCACACCGTCTCGGACGGCGAGGCGGCGCTCGATTTCGTCCACCAGTGCGGCGACTACGACGACGCGCCGGCACCGGATCTCATCCTGCTCGAGCCCCAACTCCCCGGGACGACCGGGATGGAGGTCCTGTCGGAGCTGAACGACGAGCCGGCGCTGAACGAGATCCCGGTCGCCGTCCTCACGAGTTCGGAGCTGGGCGCGGACATCGTGAAGTCCCACGGGCTCGAGGCGGAGGCGTACATTCGGAAGCCGGTGGAGGCCGACGAGTTCGTCGAGTTCGTCCACTCGATCGAGGAGTTCTGGTTCGCGATCGTCAAGGACGAGCCCGACGACTGAGGCCGGCGAACCCGGTCGTCGCGTCGGGTTCGGACGGGGCCGACCGATCGGGCCGGCCTACCCCACCCACGTCCCGTCGGCGCGGAACGCGCTCCCGCAATCGTCGCAGCGCCACCAGCCCGTCAGCGGGTCGCGTTCGGGGATGGGCGCGCCGCAGTCGGGACACCGCGTCGGCCCCCCGGTTTCGGCGTCGGTCATCCGTCGCCGGCTTCGCGGGCGCTCGAGTCGCCGGCGCGATCGACCACGACGAGCCCGCAGGTCTCCGCGAGGCGCTCGGCGCGATCCAGTAGGAGCGCACAGGCCCCTGACGTGGCGACGTACTCGACCCGCCCCTCCTCGGCTCGCTCGCGTCGCTCGAGGAGGCGGTGCCCGACCAGGACGGTCAGCGTGGGGTAGAGGCGGTCGTGATCGAGGTTCGGATAGCGGTCCTCGAGTTCGCGGCCGATGCCGGCTTCGTCGCAGCGCTTGCCGTCGCGCTCGCAGCGGGCGACGGCCTCGAGACAGTCGCGCTGGAAGGCGGTGAGGTCGGCCCAGGTAGTACCCCCGTCGGCTCGGAGGAGGCCACCATCGACCCGGAGTCGATCTGCGGACGATGCGTCTGCTCGAGCGGGGCTTTCAAGGTCCCACGAAGTGTCGTCGTGCATGCTTCCGGAGGACGATTTTCGGGAGCGGTTCGCGGACCCGGTGTCACGACCACCGATCCGCACCTTTCCGGACATCTTCGATCAGCGCCGTGTGTCGCCCCCTACGGATCTATGAAGTCATGAAATAATAAATCCATTGTATAACAGTTTAATTATACGATGATATACGCAATTCTTTGAAATCGGGGTTTCATAGTGGCGGTATGACCGACGAGACGACGACGGTAACCGTTTCTACGGATACCTGGAAACGGCTTACCCTGCGGAAAGACCCCGGCGATAGCTTCGACGACGTAATCAGCGAACTCCTCGACGAGGTCGAAGGAGAACCCGACGAATAGGGACTGCCAGCAACTGGACCGTCTTTCACAGTCGTTCTGCATTCCTCGGTCTCGATCAGGATCTACTCGATCGGGGTTTTCGCGAGTCCGCGACGTGTCGTCGTGCATGGCTTTCGAGGGAGTTTTGCCGCTGATTGTAGGCTCGGCATTCTAGCACCGAGCCCTGTTCATCGGACCTGTGAGACGCGAATCTGCACAGCCCATACCTAATGTTCATTCATTTGTATCTACTAATAGTTTGCTCAAATACCCCTTCCGTATGTCCATAGCAAACAAAAGGGAAATAATCGTGGGGTATAGGCAGGTCAGAACGGTATTCAGGGTAATGAGGTTGGATGCAGACTGGATGGTCAGAGCAGACGACCGGATCTTGGAATTTCTCAGAGACGAAGGACCTCACCCGCCCTCGAAAATGGAACGCGACGACCGGATCAAATTCGGTGCGGAATATATCGGACGACGGTGCAGAGACTATCTCCG from Natrinema salaciae encodes:
- a CDS encoding class I SAM-dependent methyltransferase, whose protein sequence is MTDHSVSDTPYRRRLDERVTTIATTPGATIGSVIRGSRGAFPTLVYERLRERGIADRLPTGDLEPADAPDAARTPELHPLDYEWYFTEDTATTIANALAERGPPVLCLGAPTVASRLARRGVSVTLVDRSEQLAERAATQPASLRFLQQDVHEPVALESAYPVAFFDPPWYPEHTEAWLYRACQHVRPGGRLSFVLFPPLTRPGATEQRRDLLETARRVGSVSVDEDAVAYRTPAFERRVLRNSEVPVVGNWRTADLVHVDVSDPAALSDPPAVDDGPDWETFVTNGQVVKLRREVVGETTDVLAPIESCDGYVLPSVSRRDARRQHVDLWTSRNRVARVGDRTAVVEALRSLERGTAVSELSTAEFSAGLSAERRDALATQFAAILE
- a CDS encoding family 43 glycosylhydrolase, with the translated sequence MRNSGVAVGRREVLRWGCSGAVAIAGPVCIAGATDGDERGDRDGNPTESVGFGDVSVLRTSDAYYAYGTTPDGAVSVVRSDELVDWTTVGSALAARPDWRDESGAGVRAPSVARYDGTYHLYYAYSTGGSRAESGIALATASDPAGPFTDRGPVFRAAELGVTGAVGGELAVVDDTPYMVWGSRDGIYGVELTPDGTDPVPGTTVRIASERAGRPTILEANGYYYLWCSTGPHDGADGASGVAIGRSKSVLGPYENRRGADRREPDADRADAAVLRDTDAFGGPGHGATIRDDDGDWWLLYDAVAAGEPAERVLAIDPIRWDDEGWPVVGDDGTPSTE
- a CDS encoding Lrp/AsnC family transcriptional regulator encodes the protein MKGCGTTKSTVTAYQLDDVDRQLLDLLQENARYKAIELAEEIGVSDNTVHNRMDRLEEAGVITGYAASVDHGRTGLDLTFHFSCTARIGKRATVAEEAMAFPQVVEVTELMTGQENLHIKAVGAEHEDITHVAEQLDELALDINDENLVRTERRKSVDYEAVSSLLDRKQ
- a CDS encoding HalOD1 output domain-containing protein; protein product: MDDPLYTSISTVESDDSDELIEAIVEQIADAEGVSPLELVPLATVIDPEALCALCRRGASERIVKFRYQGHRVRVSSGDQVTVAVGDG
- a CDS encoding response regulator, giving the protein MASSDRTNDGDLGEVIDILLVEPNHGDVRLFEESFKEGKIVNAIHTVSDGEAALDFVHQCGDYDDAPAPDLILLEPQLPGTTGMEVLSELNDEPALNEIPVAVLTSSELGADIVKSHGLEAEAYIRKPVEADEFVEFVHSIEEFWFAIVKDEPDD
- a CDS encoding DUF7557 family protein; this encodes MTDETTTVTVSTDTWKRLTLRKDPGDSFDDVISELLDEVEGEPDE
- a CDS encoding MarR family transcriptional regulator produces the protein MSIANKREIIVGYRQVRTVFRVMRLDADWMVRADDRILEFLRDEGPHPPSKMERDDRIKFGAEYIGRRCRDYLRPHGLVTNLGNGVYAITEDGDAYLAGELDVSQIEPRD